A single genomic interval of Metamycoplasma salivarium harbors:
- a CDS encoding Mbov_0121 family peptidase domain-containing ABC transporter → MRLEIQLDEKDCGLVVLQSFYKHFYRKWIDINLLKQHIEYSQNGISLYNLKNLASKIGLECEILEGDFVSFTKLNIDKPIFVLTKESNYFHYIIIEEKDSKYIYALDPAKGKRKILLTEFENLYLNIIVYVKATNQITISTNNSNKLNIYEGNILNLIVINVLSIVFQAFLFASSFLMKYIIDNVIVPKNILLLNYYIILFLWIFVLRVLSNFFKTLLQQKLYLILQQKITNLFVQKTLNSQIKEFEKISKSDYMQRFYSIQVIAMFYSNFIPLLFSGTTIFFASGITIFLIDWRLALFSYFIVFINFLGIFIFKKITNKHFPTLIKNSVLMYEKNLEIFLNNINLKNPIYKESMQQKINDLTRKNYLDSFLMWKIINFKSVFTTFLNVLMQILIVYIATKSILNNSMQIGNLLLFNSSLTFMISPSDEILEVFSNWKINKQNISRLNYILFINIEDTDNKSKIGKIKTIQFKNFSFGYNANNIIKNLNLTINKNTHLVGKNGCGKTTIFKLIYGLYKNFDGKLFINDIDILNIDLSSLREKIFMCWNNCLPNGNLINLITFQDPNLINIFKQNIDKYQLNKFIESFRLDWNYKIEDNGIYLSSGQKQFINLLRLFCSQYDLIMLDEAFENIQNSVLNNLYAKILDFQKDALFVEISHTKRYIYNKNSFNFFVDKTN, encoded by the coding sequence ATGAGATTAGAAATACAATTGGATGAAAAAGACTGTGGACTTGTTGTTTTGCAGAGCTTTTACAAACATTTTTATAGAAAATGAATTGATATAAATCTTTTAAAACAACATATTGAATATAGTCAAAATGGAATTAGTTTATATAACCTTAAGAATTTAGCATCAAAAATAGGACTTGAATGTGAAATCTTAGAAGGCGATTTTGTCTCATTTACTAAACTAAATATTGATAAGCCAATTTTTGTATTAACTAAAGAAAGCAACTATTTTCATTATATTATCATCGAAGAAAAAGATAGTAAATATATTTATGCACTTGATCCTGCAAAAGGAAAAAGGAAGATTTTACTAACTGAATTTGAAAATTTATATTTAAACATTATAGTTTATGTAAAAGCAACAAATCAGATAACAATTTCAACAAACAATTCAAACAAACTAAACATTTACGAAGGAAACATTTTAAACTTAATAGTAATAAACGTTTTGTCGATAGTCTTTCAGGCTTTTTTGTTTGCTAGTAGTTTTTTAATGAAGTATATTATTGATAATGTTATTGTTCCTAAAAATATATTGCTTTTAAACTACTATATTATTTTGTTTTTATGGATATTTGTTTTAAGAGTATTATCCAATTTCTTTAAGACACTTTTACAACAAAAGTTGTATTTGATTTTACAGCAAAAAATTACTAATTTATTTGTGCAAAAAACACTAAATTCACAAATAAAAGAGTTTGAAAAAATTTCGAAATCTGACTATATGCAAAGGTTTTATTCAATTCAAGTCATTGCTATGTTTTATAGTAATTTTATTCCACTATTGTTTTCTGGAACTACTATATTTTTTGCATCAGGAATCACAATATTTTTAATTGATTGAAGGCTTGCTTTATTTAGCTATTTTATAGTGTTTATAAATTTTCTAGGTATTTTCATTTTTAAAAAAATTACAAACAAACATTTTCCAACACTTATCAAAAATAGTGTTTTGATGTATGAAAAAAATTTAGAAATCTTTTTAAATAATATTAATTTGAAAAATCCAATTTATAAAGAAAGCATGCAACAAAAAATTAATGATTTAACTAGAAAAAATTATTTGGATTCTTTTTTAATGTGAAAAATTATAAATTTTAAAAGCGTTTTTACAACATTTTTAAACGTACTTATGCAAATATTAATAGTTTATATTGCTACAAAATCTATACTAAATAATTCAATGCAAATTGGAAATTTACTGTTATTTAATTCATCACTAACTTTTATGATTTCTCCCTCAGATGAAATACTAGAAGTTTTCTCAAATTGGAAAATTAATAAACAAAACATATCACGACTAAATTACATATTATTCATAAACATTGAGGATACTGATAATAAAAGTAAAATTGGAAAAATAAAAACCATACAATTCAAAAACTTTAGTTTCGGATATAATGCAAATAATATTATTAAAAACCTTAACTTAACCATAAATAAAAACACACATTTAGTTGGCAAAAATGGTTGTGGAAAAACAACAATATTTAAATTAATTTATGGACTTTACAAAAATTTTGATGGTAAATTATTTATAAATGACATAGATATCTTAAATATTGATCTATCTTCGTTGCGCGAGAAAATATTTATGTGCTGAAATAATTGCTTGCCAAATGGAAATCTTATTAATCTAATTACATTTCAAGATCCAAATCTAATTAATATTTTTAAACAAAATATTGATAAATATCAACTCAATAAGTTTATTGAATCATTTAGGTTAGATTGAAACTATAAAATTGAAGATAATGGAATTTATTTATCTTCAGGACAAAAACAATTTATAAATCTACTCCGATTATTTTGTAGTCAATATGATTTAATAATGTTAGATGAAGCATTTGAAAATATTCAAAACTCAGTATTAAATAATTTGTATGCAAAAATTTTAGATTTTCAGAAGGATGCATTATTTGTAGAAATAAGTCATACAAAGCGTTATATTTACAATAAAAATTCTTTTAATTTTTTTGTTGATAAAACTAATTAA
- the ybeY gene encoding rRNA maturation RNase YbeY has translation MNNLVFKNESFHKFKFLTEFKNILDEAIKEFNLDKFIEVDLLFVVAPKMKKLNKLYRNKNYVTDVLSFPFESNLEFSFLDTIPLGQIIISPWKIKKQAKNLNHSIKREFCYIFTHGIAHLLGYDHQTEEEAKIMNEHVENIMRKMNITRSK, from the coding sequence ATGAATAATTTAGTTTTTAAAAATGAGAGCTTCCATAAGTTCAAGTTCTTAACTGAATTTAAGAATATTTTAGATGAAGCTATTAAGGAATTTAATCTAGATAAGTTCATTGAAGTTGACCTACTTTTTGTTGTAGCACCTAAAATGAAGAAATTAAATAAACTTTATCGAAATAAAAACTATGTTACAGATGTTTTAAGCTTTCCTTTTGAATCAAATTTAGAATTTTCTTTTTTAGACACAATTCCCTTAGGACAAATAATAATTTCCCCTTGAAAAATTAAGAAACAAGCAAAAAATTTAAATCACTCAATTAAACGTGAATTTTGCTATATTTTTACGCATGGAATTGCACATTTGTTAGGATATGACCATCAAACAGAAGAGGAAGCAAAAATTATGAATGAACATGTAGAAAATATTATGAGAAAAATGAATATAACTAGGAGTAAATAA
- the era gene encoding GTPase Era — MNKKTCTVLLIGRPNVGKSTLLNKILNYEVAIVSKFAQTTRDQIKGIYNDDEYQLVFLDTPGMHKGQNLLSRRLNQKAIESLKSADLILFLTPANDEFGRGDNYILNLVKETKTPTIIVLTKIDLAKDKSLMNNKIETLKKMGIKDIFGVGFDYDQSYIDLLNEIKKYAIEQEVEFEDDIFTDSSMRFLAKEIIRESALSKLYDELPHSIAVEIDDFKEQENLFEIYATIYVKKESQKGILIGKNASMIKNISIDARQKMQRIFNSRIFLNIGVKVSEDWVNDENKIKKLGY, encoded by the coding sequence ATGAATAAAAAAACTTGTACAGTATTACTTATTGGAAGGCCTAATGTTGGAAAGAGTACATTATTAAATAAGATTCTAAATTATGAAGTTGCGATTGTTTCAAAATTTGCTCAAACTACACGCGACCAAATAAAAGGAATTTATAATGATGATGAATATCAATTAGTTTTTTTAGATACACCAGGGATGCATAAAGGGCAAAATTTGTTATCAAGAAGACTAAATCAGAAAGCTATTGAATCATTAAAATCAGCTGATCTTATTTTATTTTTAACTCCAGCAAATGATGAATTTGGTAGGGGTGATAATTATATTTTGAATTTAGTTAAAGAAACAAAAACTCCAACTATTATTGTTTTAACTAAAATTGATCTTGCAAAAGATAAAAGTTTGATGAATAATAAAATTGAAACATTAAAGAAAATGGGTATAAAAGACATTTTTGGAGTTGGTTTTGATTATGACCAAAGCTATATTGATTTACTAAATGAAATTAAAAAATATGCAATCGAACAAGAAGTAGAATTTGAAGATGATATATTTACAGATAGTAGTATGCGTTTTCTTGCAAAAGAGATAATAAGAGAATCTGCTTTAAGCAAACTATATGATGAACTTCCTCATTCAATAGCAGTTGAAATTGATGACTTTAAAGAACAAGAAAATTTATTCGAAATATATGCGACAATTTATGTCAAAAAAGAGTCACAAAAGGGTATATTAATAGGAAAAAATGCTTCTATGATTAAAAATATTTCAATAGATGCGCGCCAAAAAATGCAAAGAATATTTAACTCAAGAATCTTTTTAAATATAGGTGTAAAAGTTAGTGAAGATTGAGTAAATGATGAAAATAAAATTAAAAAGTTAGGATATTAG
- a CDS encoding ABC transporter ATP-binding protein: MERKKIVNQETAPIIELVDIVKEFEDKTVLDNVNLKINRGEFVTLLGPSGSGKTTILRIIGGFEWVTRGEVKFNGKDIKDLEPYKRNVSTIFQDYALFPHLNVENNIKYGLRLKRLPRENINKQFEVRLKAKQNLWNKKATQEMKKLDKLMLQYENQIKKNNAAKNQTEKLQAKSDRLQAIIDNMDFKYSYWENYSDLKTESYEKAHLTRPITNKEMDVEVKNIMELVGLSGNEKKNVNSLSGGMKQRVALARSLVIEPEILLLDEPLSALDAKIRERMQRFLREIQQQLKLTFIFVTHDRNEALQLSDKIAVIRDGRVEQFCDPKQLYDYPKNKWVANFIGDSNFFDATFLKEGKVKFLNKTFDTIHTEFAVNEIVDALIRPEDINVTKYASKAKLSGIITKATYRGSYYNYEIDVKGTNVLIETPNKYEEGTQIHLDWDIDAIHLMKKEKEEVSNDGI, encoded by the coding sequence ATGGAAAGAAAGAAAATTGTAAATCAAGAAACAGCGCCCATTATTGAGCTTGTAGACATAGTTAAAGAATTTGAAGATAAAACAGTTTTAGATAATGTTAATTTAAAAATAAATAGAGGTGAATTTGTTACTTTGTTAGGTCCTTCGGGTTCTGGAAAAACTACCATTTTAAGAATAATTGGAGGATTTGAGTGAGTTACTCGTGGTGAAGTTAAATTTAATGGTAAAGATATTAAAGATTTAGAACCATACAAGAGAAATGTTTCTACTATTTTTCAAGACTATGCTCTTTTTCCACACCTAAATGTAGAAAATAACATTAAATATGGGCTTAGATTAAAAAGACTTCCACGTGAAAATATAAATAAACAATTTGAAGTTAGATTAAAGGCTAAACAAAATCTTTGAAATAAAAAAGCAACACAAGAAATGAAAAAACTTGATAAATTAATGTTGCAATATGAAAATCAAATTAAAAAGAATAATGCTGCAAAAAATCAAACAGAAAAACTGCAAGCAAAAAGTGATAGGTTGCAAGCAATTATCGACAATATGGATTTTAAATATTCTTATTGAGAAAATTATTCTGATTTAAAAACAGAATCATATGAAAAAGCTCACTTGACTCGTCCAATAACCAACAAAGAAATGGATGTTGAAGTTAAAAATATTATGGAATTAGTTGGACTTTCTGGAAATGAAAAGAAAAATGTTAATTCCTTGTCTGGTGGGATGAAACAACGTGTCGCCTTAGCACGTTCTTTAGTTATTGAACCAGAAATTTTACTACTTGATGAACCTTTGAGTGCGCTTGATGCTAAGATTCGTGAAAGAATGCAACGCTTTTTAAGAGAAATTCAACAACAATTAAAACTAACATTTATTTTTGTTACACATGATAGAAATGAAGCATTACAATTAAGCGACAAAATTGCTGTTATCCGTGATGGTCGTGTTGAGCAGTTTTGTGATCCAAAACAACTTTATGATTATCCTAAAAACAAGTGAGTTGCCAATTTTATTGGTGATTCGAACTTTTTTGATGCTACTTTCCTTAAAGAGGGAAAAGTTAAATTTCTAAACAAAACATTTGACACTATTCACACAGAATTTGCAGTCAATGAAATAGTTGATGCTCTAATTCGCCCTGAAGATATTAATGTTACTAAATACGCATCAAAAGCTAAACTATCAGGAATTATTACAAAAGCAACTTATAGAGGAAGCTACTATAACTACGAAATAGATGTAAAAGGCACAAATGTTCTAATTGAAACTCCAAACAAATATGAAGAGGGAACACAAATCCATTTAGATTGAGATATTGATGCTATTCATTTGATGAAAAAAGAAAAAGAGGAGGTTTCAAATGATGGCATCTAA